A DNA window from Chiloscyllium plagiosum isolate BGI_BamShark_2017 chromosome 9, ASM401019v2, whole genome shotgun sequence contains the following coding sequences:
- the LOC122552627 gene encoding beta-3 adrenergic receptor isoform X2 produces the protein MAAEHDGAVKWFKSRRWAHLKDLCLYVGYTSSVYCTASVLTLAAIALDRYHAIIDCLQYNSQSTVRRTVATVVWIWLQSALSSCPPLLGWGRFGYSPAGYSCSVEWAHSLSYTGFVAIFSFLLPASVMVFCYARIVKVARGHAKRIHDIESQLHRHGNPGDRPSDRPTFTQLICSVDSRGCEETQTQAQGRARAGGLSKRPDIFSRCGSPGREHHGAFRLFLVIFAFFCCWVPYEIVGLVRAVEAAALRASDTRASPSASPSRVPPALVTAVHWLALLNSDINPLLYALLSRRFRKALRHWQRRLEAKVWLTGPRLRREEGAKATGGGGAAISLFLPNPGTEQKRSSSNATAISQLSPQHRLHARSCSVFSVSSFPQDRSPFDASADSPLCLLPERTSEEPGGRQSEIPGARYLNVPQHVPPETDTMLLSSPVLSEKSTSTFVFGKITVKVESNTVVEL, from the exons atggcaGCAGAACATGATGGAGCAGTTAAATGGTTTAAATCGAGAAGATGGGCTCATTTGAAG GATCTGTGCCTCTACGTGGGTTACACCTCCTCAGTTTACTGCACAGCCTCAGTGCTGACTCTGGCAGCCATTGCACTGGACCGGTACCATGCCATCATCGACTGCTTGCAATATAACTCTCAGAGCACCGTGCGCCGGACAGTTGCCACAGTGGTCTGGATCTGGCTGCAGTCAGCCCTCAGCAGCTGCCCGCCGTTGCTGGGCTGGGGCCGCTTCGGCTACTCTCCCGCTGGTTACAGCTGCTCGGTGGAGTGGGCCCACAGCCTGAGCTACACGGGCTTTGTGGCCATCTTCTCCTTCCTGCTGCCCGCCTCCGTCATGGTCTTCTGCTATGCCCGCATCGTCAAGGTGGCCCGGGGTCATGCAAAGCGAATCCATGACATCGAGAGCCAACTGCATCGCCATGGAAACCCCGGCGACAGGCCCAGCGACAGGCCTACGTTTACGCAGCTGATCTGCAGTGTTGACTCACGAGGCTGTGAAGAGACCCAGACTCAGGCCCAGGGCAGGGCTCGGGCAGGGGGCCTGAGCAAGAGACCCGACATTTTCTCCCGGTGTGGCTCCCCGGGCCGGGAGCACCATGGCGCTTTCCGCCTCTTCCTGGTGATCTTCGCCTTCTTCTGCTGCTGGGTGCCATACGAGATTGTGGGCCTGGTGCGGGCTGTGGAGGCAGCGGCACTGAGAGCAAGCGATACCCGGGCCTCCCCTTCTGCCTCGCCCTCCCGGGTCCCCCCTGCTCTAGTGACCGCTGTACACTGGCTGGCCCTCCTGAACTCGGACATTAACCCGCTGCTGTACGCCCTGCTGAGCCGGCGATTCCGTAAGGCCCTGCGGCATTGGCAGCGCAGGCTGGAGGCCAAGGTATGGCTGACAGGCCCGAGGCTCCGGCGAGAGGAGGGGGCCAAGGCcactggaggaggaggtgctgCCATCTCCCTCTTTCTGCCCAACCCAGGCACCGAGCAGAAGCGGAGCAGCTCCAATGCTACTGCCATCAGCCAGCTCAGCCCTCAGCACCGGCTCCATGCCCGCTCCTGCTCTGTCTTCTCCGTCAGCTCCTTCCCTCAGGATCGTTCGCCCTTCGATGCCTCAGCTGACTCTCCGCTCTGTCTCCTGCCCGAACGGACGTCAGAAGAGCCCGGAGGTCGACAGAGCGAGATTCCTGGTGCCCGCTACTTAAATGTGCCCCAGCATGTGCCGCCAGAGACGGACACCATGTTGCTGTCATCTCCAGTTCTCAGTGAGAAATCCACATCCACATTTGTATTCGGAAAGATCACAGTGAAGGTGGAAAGCAACACCGTTGTCGAGTTATAG